A DNA window from Robbsia sp. KACC 23696 contains the following coding sequences:
- a CDS encoding ProQ/FINO family protein, whose amino-acid sequence MGFEELAALKQQLSKQSQGKRETNDGASGAARATQSERKALAAAAANSAEQSRTTERRGQGGARPAQPGGQKRVQTPGQARPASGRGPRPDAARGEGASRPADGARRPPRRNGNPSQQRDAKPADGTTGAVSAEATQHAPRAGAGKRPPRERQPGVGHPTRPTRPERQVDPVVLTIGQLQKHFPLAFPKNPEPKKPLKLGISKDLAAQAETLALAEPAILEAIKVWCQGSRYWAAMSNGAARVDLNGEPDGIVTPEQAGHARYLAAAARRAKRQDKQPDGATADATAKAAAEPVPPTDDPASDASAQTPQTVDAPRTDATDATTAAAVLAVKDSPEASQTAAPSAVDTPTADAAEPAAAAEPSPPAPTTPSTH is encoded by the coding sequence ATGGGTTTTGAAGAACTGGCAGCACTGAAGCAGCAGCTGAGCAAGCAATCTCAGGGCAAACGCGAGACGAACGACGGGGCCTCCGGCGCCGCCCGCGCCACGCAATCCGAACGCAAAGCCTTGGCCGCTGCTGCAGCAAACAGTGCGGAGCAGTCGCGCACGACCGAGCGACGGGGTCAGGGCGGGGCTCGCCCTGCGCAACCCGGCGGTCAAAAACGCGTGCAAACGCCCGGCCAGGCGCGTCCTGCGTCCGGTCGCGGACCGCGTCCCGACGCCGCACGCGGCGAAGGCGCATCCCGTCCGGCAGATGGCGCACGCCGTCCGCCGCGTCGCAATGGCAACCCCTCGCAGCAACGCGATGCGAAGCCGGCCGACGGCACGACGGGTGCTGTATCCGCCGAGGCCACTCAGCACGCGCCGCGTGCCGGTGCCGGCAAGCGGCCGCCGCGCGAGCGGCAGCCGGGTGTCGGTCACCCGACGCGTCCGACCCGGCCCGAACGCCAGGTCGATCCGGTCGTGTTGACCATCGGTCAATTGCAGAAGCACTTCCCATTGGCGTTCCCGAAGAATCCGGAGCCGAAGAAGCCGCTGAAGCTCGGCATCAGCAAGGATCTGGCGGCACAAGCGGAAACGCTGGCGCTCGCGGAGCCGGCCATTCTCGAAGCCATCAAGGTATGGTGTCAGGGTAGCCGCTACTGGGCAGCGATGAGCAATGGCGCGGCCCGCGTGGATCTGAACGGCGAACCGGACGGCATCGTGACGCCGGAGCAAGCCGGCCATGCGCGCTACCTGGCAGCCGCGGCACGTCGCGCGAAGCGTCAGGATAAGCAGCCTGACGGCGCGACGGCGGATGCGACGGCGAAAGCGGCTGCCGAGCCCGTCCCCCCGACCGACGACCCCGCCAGCGACGCGTCGGCTCAGACGCCGCAAACCGTCGACGCTCCCCGGACGGATGCGACGGATGCCACGACCGCTGCGGCGGTGCTTGCCGTAAAGGACTCGCCCGAAGCATCGCAGACGGCCGCCCCTTCCGCAGTCGACACGCCAACCGCCGACGCTGCGGAACCCGCTGCTGCCGCCGAGCCGTCACCACCGGCACCGACCACGCCGTCGACACACTGA